One genomic segment of Thermodesulfobacterium sp. TA1 includes these proteins:
- the trxA gene encoding thioredoxin, whose product MGAPKVTDETFETEVLQSPIPVLVDFWAAWCGPCRVIAPIIDEIAEEFEGKVKVMKLNVDENPITPGKYGIRAIPTLIIFKNGEPVEVIVGAVSKNTIVNALNKVLA is encoded by the coding sequence ATGGGGGCACCAAAGGTAACGGACGAAACTTTTGAAACGGAGGTTCTCCAATCACCAATCCCTGTCTTGGTTGATTTTTGGGCTGCTTGGTGTGGCCCTTGTAGGGTGATTGCACCAATAATCGATGAAATAGCAGAGGAGTTTGAAGGTAAAGTTAAGGTAATGAAATTAAACGTAGACGAAAATCCTATTACCCCAGGAAAATATGGAATAAGAGCCATCCCCACCCTTATCATCTTTAAAAACGGAGAGCCTGTAGAGGTAATCGTAGGGGCTGTTTCTAAAAACACCATAGTAAACGCCTTAAACAAAGTTTTAGCTTAA
- a CDS encoding DUF72 domain-containing protein produces MKAYIGTSGWSYYSFKGILYPVESKPKDWLSIYAKHFNTVEVNVTFYRLPSSKTFEKWYAETPEDFVFSLKAPKIITHVKRLKEVLEDLREFLKRIAVLKEKAKVLLFQFPPSLKFEKNLIENFLKVLPSDYLMVIEIRNQSFHTEEFVDMVREKGICLCFSDCGKRYPSWYEVQTTDFLYVRLHGREKLYVSKYKEEELKALVKSLKRFEFKELFVYFDNTALGHAVTDALTFKSLVEV; encoded by the coding sequence ATGAAGGCTTATATAGGAACTTCTGGTTGGAGTTACTATTCGTTTAAAGGTATTTTATATCCAGTAGAAAGTAAGCCTAAGGACTGGCTTTCTATTTACGCTAAACATTTTAACACCGTAGAGGTTAACGTTACCTTTTACCGACTTCCTTCTTCTAAGACGTTTGAGAAATGGTATGCAGAAACCCCGGAGGATTTCGTCTTTTCGTTAAAGGCACCCAAGATTATTACCCATGTAAAAAGATTAAAAGAGGTTTTAGAGGATTTAAGGGAGTTTTTAAAAAGAATAGCTGTTTTAAAAGAAAAGGCTAAAGTTTTACTTTTTCAGTTTCCCCCGTCTTTAAAGTTTGAGAAGAATTTGATAGAAAACTTTTTAAAGGTTTTACCTTCTGATTATTTAATGGTTATAGAAATAAGAAATCAGTCTTTTCATACAGAAGAGTTTGTAGATATGGTTAGAGAAAAAGGGATATGTCTTTGTTTTTCTGATTGCGGGAAAAGATATCCTTCCTGGTATGAGGTACAGACTACAGATTTTTTGTATGTTAGATTGCATGGAAGAGAAAAACTTTACGTTTCTAAGTATAAAGAAGAGGAGTTAAAAGCTTTAGTTAAAAGCTTAAAAAGGTTTGAGTTTAAAGAGCTTTTTGTTTATTTTGATAACACAGCGTTAGGGCATGCGGTTACAGATGCTTTAACCTTTAAGTCCCTTGTAGAGGTTTAG
- the waaF gene encoding lipopolysaccharide heptosyltransferase II has product MVIRIPNWLGDALMATPVYHNLCQHEKIYLLGPQSIVDLFKFFPNTEVLYYEKGNFKKNLNLLKPFNHQTGLLLTNSFSSAWLFFRAGLKERWGYAKDLRSFLLTKAVKPPKLTLHQRDYYLYLLEALKLPCNHRDLSLPLGKEAITKAKNFLKGLEEKPFIILAPGAAYGPAKMWPKEYYQKLAKNLVKKGWTVVVAGGEKEKNVGDFIQTEVKEVYNLCGKTDLITVAGMFALAEAIVSNDSGLMHLAATLKKPQVALFGSTDPEKTGPLNPKAIVLQHKMPCNPCFKRTCPYGHYKCLSSISVEEVIDALERLIKR; this is encoded by the coding sequence ATGGTTATACGCATTCCTAATTGGTTAGGGGATGCCTTGATGGCAACCCCTGTATATCACAACCTCTGTCAACATGAAAAAATTTATCTCTTAGGACCTCAGTCTATCGTAGACCTTTTCAAGTTTTTCCCCAACACCGAAGTTCTTTATTATGAAAAAGGCAACTTCAAGAAAAACCTTAATCTTCTAAAACCTTTTAACCACCAAACAGGGCTTCTTCTTACCAATTCCTTTTCCTCTGCCTGGCTGTTTTTTAGGGCTGGACTAAAGGAAAGATGGGGTTATGCCAAAGATTTGAGAAGTTTTCTATTAACCAAAGCAGTCAAACCACCTAAACTAACCCTTCATCAAAGGGATTACTACCTTTATCTCTTAGAAGCTTTAAAACTTCCTTGCAACCACAGAGACCTTTCTTTGCCCTTAGGGAAAGAGGCTATAACTAAGGCTAAAAATTTTTTAAAAGGGCTGGAAGAAAAGCCTTTTATCATCCTTGCCCCTGGGGCAGCCTACGGACCGGCTAAAATGTGGCCTAAGGAATACTACCAAAAACTTGCTAAAAACTTAGTAAAAAAGGGATGGACGGTAGTGGTTGCAGGGGGAGAAAAAGAAAAAAACGTAGGAGACTTTATCCAAACAGAAGTAAAAGAAGTGTATAACCTCTGCGGAAAAACCGACTTAATAACCGTAGCAGGTATGTTTGCTTTAGCTGAAGCAATAGTTTCTAACGACTCAGGGCTTATGCATCTTGCTGCTACTCTTAAAAAACCTCAAGTAGCCCTGTTTGGGTCTACAGACCCCGAAAAAACAGGCCCTTTAAACCCCAAAGCTATAGTTTTACAGCACAAAATGCCCTGTAATCCTTGTTTTAAAAGAACCTGCCCTTACGGGCATTATAAATGCTTAAGTTCTATCTCAGTAGAAGAAGTTATAGATGCCTTAGAAAGGTTGATAAAAAGATAA
- the secA gene encoding preprotein translocase subunit SecA, with product MITKLLSKIVGTKNERELKKIRPIVDRINSLEPEVKKLSDEALSRKTIEFKERIERGASLDELLPEAFAVVREAARRVLGMRHFDVQLIGGVVLHQGKIAEMKTGEGKTLVATLPAYLNALTGKGVHIVTVNDYLAKRDAEWMGPVYRFLGLTVGYLQNQMDEVERKKAYQCDITYGTNSEFGFDYLRDNMKYSLEDMVQRGHHYAIIDEVDSILIDEARTPLIISGPSEESTDIYYFVDEIVRKLKKDIHFTVDEKTKNATLTEEGIAECEQLLGIKNLYNPRYVRLVHHIHQALRAHHLFKRDVDYVVKDGKIIIVDEFTGRLMPGRRWSDGLHQAIEAKERVRIEAENQTLAMITIQNYFRMYEKLAGMTGTAETEAAEFKQIYNLDVVVIPTHKPMIRIDYPDVVFRTQKEKFEKVVEEIEQAYKQGRPVLVGTTSIEKSELLSKMLKKKKISHQVLNAKHHEKEAAIIAQAGRSYAVTIATNMAGRGVDILLGGNPEGLAKAQLEAEGYDLSEIDERAWNEVLAMAKQGIDPTEKYKEYWAKVLYERYLECQKDAEKVKALGGLYVIGTERHESRRVDNQLRGRAGRQGDPGASKFFLSLEDELLRLFGSDKLKGFIEKLGLPEGEPLEHPWLSRAIEQAQKKVEAYHFEIRKHLLEYDDVMNQQRETIYAQRKEVLKSDSVKDWIFSMIEETTNDLVEEAFIERKELTHEELKGLVERVKEIFAFNVTFGEGKHSKEKVLEFLKNTLLEFYENKEKVIGPDNMRAIEKYFLLNTIDNLWREHLLMLDHLRDSVGLRGYGQKNPLQEYKREAFHLFVELMRKIRETTLSYLFRVEIKEASEIEGVLELEEEVDTQKLEYKREDVFEEKTNPEKSQPVRVQKVGRNDPCPCGSGKKYKKCCGKNLEEEGKSEMS from the coding sequence ATGATTACTAAGCTTTTGTCAAAGATTGTAGGCACTAAAAACGAAAGAGAATTAAAGAAAATAAGACCTATCGTGGACAGGATAAACAGTTTAGAACCAGAGGTTAAGAAGCTTTCTGATGAGGCTCTTTCCAGAAAAACTATAGAGTTTAAGGAAAGGATAGAAAGAGGGGCAAGCTTAGACGAACTTTTACCCGAAGCTTTTGCTGTGGTTAGAGAGGCAGCAAGACGTGTTTTGGGTATGAGACACTTTGACGTTCAGCTTATCGGAGGGGTGGTTTTACATCAAGGAAAGATCGCGGAAATGAAGACAGGTGAGGGTAAAACTTTAGTAGCTACTCTTCCTGCCTATCTTAACGCTTTAACAGGAAAAGGGGTTCACATCGTTACGGTAAACGATTACTTAGCCAAAAGAGACGCCGAGTGGATGGGACCGGTTTATCGGTTTTTGGGTCTTACCGTAGGATATTTACAAAATCAAATGGATGAGGTAGAGCGTAAAAAGGCTTATCAGTGTGATATTACCTATGGAACTAACAGTGAATTTGGTTTTGACTACCTTCGTGATAACATGAAGTATTCCTTAGAAGATATGGTGCAAAGAGGTCATCATTATGCCATCATAGACGAGGTAGACTCCATCTTGATAGACGAAGCAAGAACCCCGCTTATCATCTCGGGTCCTTCTGAAGAATCTACGGACATTTATTATTTTGTAGACGAAATCGTCAGAAAGCTCAAAAAGGATATACACTTTACCGTAGATGAAAAGACTAAAAACGCTACTTTAACCGAAGAGGGGATTGCTGAATGCGAACAATTATTGGGAATAAAAAACCTTTACAACCCTCGTTATGTTAGATTAGTGCATCACATACATCAAGCTTTAAGGGCTCATCATCTGTTTAAGAGGGATGTAGACTATGTGGTTAAGGATGGCAAGATTATCATCGTAGACGAGTTTACCGGAAGGCTTATGCCAGGTAGAAGATGGAGTGATGGACTTCATCAGGCAATAGAGGCTAAGGAGCGGGTAAGGATAGAAGCAGAAAACCAGACCTTAGCGATGATTACCATTCAAAACTATTTTAGGATGTACGAAAAATTAGCAGGAATGACCGGAACCGCTGAAACTGAGGCTGCAGAGTTTAAACAGATATATAACTTAGACGTAGTGGTGATACCAACTCATAAACCTATGATAAGAATAGACTACCCTGATGTAGTTTTCAGGACTCAGAAAGAAAAGTTTGAAAAAGTGGTAGAAGAGATAGAACAGGCCTACAAGCAAGGCAGACCGGTTTTGGTAGGTACAACCAGCATAGAAAAAAGCGAACTTTTATCTAAGATGTTAAAGAAAAAGAAAATATCTCATCAAGTGCTTAATGCTAAACATCACGAAAAAGAAGCAGCCATCATCGCTCAAGCAGGTAGGTCCTATGCGGTTACTATAGCAACTAACATGGCTGGTAGAGGGGTAGACATCCTTTTAGGAGGTAATCCTGAAGGGTTAGCTAAGGCTCAACTTGAGGCTGAAGGATATGACCTTTCTGAAATAGATGAGAGAGCTTGGAACGAAGTTTTAGCCATGGCTAAACAAGGGATAGACCCTACAGAAAAATATAAAGAATATTGGGCTAAAGTTTTATACGAAAGATATTTAGAATGTCAAAAAGATGCAGAAAAAGTTAAAGCCTTAGGAGGACTTTACGTTATAGGCACAGAAAGACATGAATCGAGAAGAGTGGACAATCAGTTAAGGGGTAGGGCAGGAAGACAGGGAGATCCAGGGGCTTCTAAGTTTTTCCTTTCCTTAGAGGATGAACTTTTACGTCTTTTTGGTTCAGATAAGCTTAAAGGTTTTATAGAAAAGTTAGGGCTTCCTGAAGGAGAGCCTTTAGAGCATCCTTGGTTGTCAAGGGCTATAGAACAAGCCCAGAAAAAGGTAGAGGCCTATCATTTTGAGATAAGAAAACATCTTCTTGAGTATGACGATGTTATGAACCAACAAAGAGAAACTATTTATGCTCAAAGAAAAGAGGTGTTGAAAAGTGATTCTGTAAAAGACTGGATTTTTTCAATGATAGAAGAGACGACAAACGATTTGGTAGAAGAGGCTTTTATAGAAAGAAAGGAGCTTACTCATGAGGAGTTAAAAGGTTTGGTAGAAAGGGTAAAAGAGATTTTTGCCTTTAATGTAACCTTTGGTGAAGGGAAACATTCTAAAGAAAAGGTTTTAGAATTTTTGAAAAATACCCTTTTAGAGTTTTACGAGAATAAGGAAAAGGTCATCGGACCTGATAACATGAGGGCTATTGAAAAGTATTTCTTGTTAAATACGATAGATAATCTATGGAGAGAACATCTGTTGATGCTTGACCATCTTAGGGATAGTGTAGGCTTAAGGGGTTATGGGCAGAAAAACCCGTTACAAGAGTATAAACGAGAGGCTTTTCATCTGTTTGTAGAACTTATGAGAAAGATAAGAGAGACAACCCTTTCTTATCTCTTTAGGGTTGAAATAAAAGAAGCGTCAGAGATAGAAGGGGTGCTTGAGTTAGAGGAAGAGGTAGATACTCAGAAGCTTGAATACAAAAGAGAGGATGTTTTTGAAGAAAAGACAAATCCTGAAAAATCTCAACCAGTAAGGGTGCAAAAGGTGGGAAGAAACGACCCTTGCCCTTGTGGTAGTGGTAAAAAATATAAAAAATGTTGCGGTAAAAACTTAGAAGAGGAGGGAAAAAGTGAAATGTCCTAA
- a CDS encoding MotA/TolQ/ExbB proton channel family protein, translated as MEFWKLFSQTGYVGKAVLLLLVFFSIQSWYYIIANYFRYKSFANDLEDFNKSLESTKDFSGLIKLVKSLDQNLISKGIKRMVAGFGEIYDYYFRTATPKIADERFKINLAEKELEELISLEKERMLLNLNKGLGFLATTGNVAPFIGLFGTVWGIMKAFHDIGLKGSASLATVAPGIAEALINTAMGLFCAIPAVMAYNYFLIKNEKFNKELETVLKKLFLVLKRGFLG; from the coding sequence ATGGAATTTTGGAAACTTTTTTCTCAAACAGGGTATGTAGGCAAAGCCGTACTTTTACTATTAGTCTTTTTTAGTATCCAAAGTTGGTATTACATCATCGCCAATTATTTTAGGTATAAATCCTTTGCCAATGATCTTGAAGACTTTAACAAAAGCCTTGAAAGCACCAAAGATTTTTCAGGTTTAATCAAATTGGTTAAATCTTTAGACCAAAATTTAATTTCTAAAGGGATTAAAAGGATGGTAGCAGGTTTTGGTGAAATATACGATTATTACTTCAGGACGGCTACTCCCAAAATTGCTGACGAGCGTTTCAAGATAAATCTTGCTGAAAAAGAGCTTGAGGAGTTGATTTCCTTAGAAAAAGAACGGATGCTTTTGAACCTAAATAAGGGTTTAGGTTTTCTTGCCACAACCGGTAATGTGGCACCATTTATAGGACTTTTTGGCACGGTCTGGGGTATTATGAAAGCCTTTCATGATATTGGATTAAAAGGGAGTGCCAGTTTAGCTACAGTAGCCCCTGGCATAGCTGAGGCCCTTATCAACACTGCTATGGGGCTTTTTTGTGCTATACCGGCTGTCATGGCTTATAACTATTTTCTCATAAAAAATGAAAAATTTAACAAAGAGCTTGAGACCGTTCTTAAAAAACTTTTTTTGGTTTTAAAAAGAGGTTTTTTAGGATAA
- a CDS encoding 1,4-dihydroxy-6-naphthoate synthase, protein MSEKPLTIALSPCPNDVFILSGLLLKRINPGINLTFRFEDIETLNRLGIEGHIPVIKTSFAIWDKLYQTYELMPVGAALGFGAGPLIVSLKPYSPEDFPNLTIAIPGEHTTAHLLFRFFYQGEINKVFVRYDQIIPFLLEKKADLGVLIHEGRFVYQKHGLYQICDLGEYWERQTVAPVPLGGFFIKKDLSPQLKQSLVNAFRESLLWAKEHWKEVLPLLKFYAQELDEEVIKLHVDTYVTEHTFNLKEGALKGLTYLKNLLKIEKDINELVWRG, encoded by the coding sequence ATGTCTGAAAAACCTTTAACCATAGCCCTTTCCCCTTGCCCTAACGACGTTTTTATCCTTTCTGGGCTTTTATTAAAAAGGATAAACCCAGGGATAAACTTAACCTTTCGGTTTGAAGACATAGAAACCTTAAACCGATTAGGAATTGAAGGCCACATACCGGTAATTAAAACCTCTTTTGCCATCTGGGATAAACTTTATCAGACCTATGAACTTATGCCTGTAGGGGCGGCTTTAGGATTTGGGGCTGGTCCTTTGATAGTAAGCCTTAAACCTTACAGCCCAGAAGATTTTCCCAACCTTACCATAGCTATCCCTGGAGAGCATACCACCGCACATTTGCTTTTTCGATTTTTTTACCAAGGTGAGATAAATAAGGTCTTCGTCCGTTATGATCAAATCATACCTTTTCTTTTAGAGAAAAAAGCTGACTTAGGGGTTTTGATTCACGAAGGTCGTTTTGTTTACCAAAAGCATGGTCTTTATCAAATTTGTGACCTGGGAGAATATTGGGAAAGACAAACAGTGGCTCCGGTGCCTTTAGGAGGTTTTTTTATCAAAAAAGACCTATCCCCTCAACTCAAACAATCCTTAGTAAACGCCTTTAGAGAAAGCCTTTTGTGGGCAAAAGAACACTGGAAAGAGGTGCTACCTTTGCTAAAGTTTTACGCCCAAGAACTTGATGAAGAAGTGATAAAACTTCACGTAGACACCTACGTAACAGAACACACCTTTAACCTAAAAGAAGGTGCTTTAAAAGGGTTGACGTATTTAAAAAACCTTCTAAAAATAGAAAAAGACATCAACGAATTGGTTTGGAGAGGATAG
- the truD gene encoding tRNA pseudouridine(13) synthase TruD, giving the protein MKIKESLEDFIVSEVAEIFPEGKGEFSLYLLKKYNISTWDALGKIAKFIRISMNSIGFGGLKDKKAIAQQFITIKNGPKKDIKTKEFELIYLGQTTKPMSKDLLLGNRFEIRVKNFRVEPKRLDKEIELVKKYGLANYFDDQRFGSVKTSKEFAAKEIIKGNYEKALYLMFAEASPVEIEKNRKLRDCLKKHWGDFKKCLEFAKLSWEKNLFQFLAEHKPSKRTFKRALNLVDQEYLFFLGNAYQSFLWNEILKEILQKLGLNHFKAPYLLGDLFFYREVPENKWESIKTLKLPLPSPKLRFDKNSSSIDIPKFYEKVCQKEGLENVSQLRSFIKGLVFKTYPRPAVIFPENLVWEKLTDDEVKLIFFLEKGSYATLVVKRLFYGYTHS; this is encoded by the coding sequence ATGAAAATCAAAGAAAGCTTAGAAGATTTTATCGTCTCTGAGGTTGCAGAAATCTTTCCAGAAGGAAAGGGTGAATTCTCTTTATATTTATTAAAAAAATACAACATCTCTACTTGGGATGCTTTAGGGAAGATAGCCAAATTCATTCGCATTTCGATGAACTCTATAGGATTTGGGGGGTTAAAAGATAAAAAGGCTATAGCTCAACAGTTTATCACCATCAAAAACGGTCCTAAAAAAGACATCAAAACCAAAGAATTTGAGTTAATCTATTTAGGGCAAACCACCAAACCTATGTCAAAAGACCTTCTTTTAGGTAACCGTTTTGAAATTAGAGTAAAAAACTTTCGTGTAGAACCTAAACGATTGGATAAAGAAATAGAGTTAGTAAAAAAATACGGATTAGCTAATTATTTTGATGACCAAAGGTTTGGTTCAGTAAAAACCTCTAAAGAGTTTGCTGCTAAGGAAATCATTAAAGGTAACTATGAAAAAGCCCTTTATTTAATGTTTGCCGAAGCCAGCCCTGTAGAAATAGAAAAAAACAGAAAACTTAGAGATTGTCTTAAAAAACATTGGGGTGACTTTAAAAAATGCTTAGAGTTTGCCAAATTGAGTTGGGAGAAAAACCTTTTTCAATTTTTGGCAGAACATAAACCCTCTAAACGCACCTTTAAAAGGGCTTTGAACTTAGTAGACCAAGAATATCTCTTTTTTCTTGGAAATGCCTACCAGAGCTTTCTTTGGAACGAAATCTTAAAAGAAATCCTGCAAAAACTTGGACTTAACCATTTTAAAGCCCCTTATCTTTTAGGCGATCTTTTCTTTTACCGAGAGGTCCCCGAGAACAAATGGGAAAGTATAAAAACCCTAAAACTACCCCTTCCTTCCCCTAAACTTAGGTTTGATAAAAACAGCTCTTCTATAGACATCCCAAAATTCTACGAAAAGGTCTGCCAAAAGGAAGGACTTGAAAATGTTTCTCAACTAAGAAGTTTTATCAAAGGCTTGGTTTTCAAGACCTATCCCAGACCGGCGGTTATCTTTCCAGAAAATTTAGTTTGGGAAAAACTAACCGACGATGAGGTAAAACTGATTTTCTTTTTAGAAAAAGGGTCTTACGCCACCTTGGTGGTGAAGAGGCTGTTTTATGGTTATACGCATTCCTAA
- a CDS encoding outer membrane protein assembly factor BamD, with amino-acid sequence MSILISLYGCGTVSKIGSQISSKFGKEISQKSSKTEEEDLGTLLRDAERFFNRGSYDLSYEYYKKIRDLYPGSPQAILAELRMADSKFWEGEYLEALSLYESFEKFYPNNEAIPYVIFQIGTCYYKLRLTFDRDQSYAKKAIETYQRLLQSYPQNPYRAEAAKRIKELREQLAKHEFYVAQFYYKIGYYRAAYNRVLYILNNFPDTNIYQEAKKVVTLYYQKALFETKELAEGTKKDFWGDRFP; translated from the coding sequence TTGAGCATATTGATTAGTCTTTATGGATGTGGAACGGTTTCTAAGATCGGATCTCAAATCTCTTCTAAATTTGGAAAAGAAATTTCTCAAAAATCTAGCAAAACCGAAGAAGAAGACTTAGGGACCTTATTAAGAGATGCAGAAAGATTTTTTAACAGAGGAAGCTATGACCTTTCTTACGAGTACTATAAAAAGATAAGAGACCTTTATCCAGGAAGTCCTCAGGCTATCTTGGCTGAGTTGAGGATGGCTGACTCTAAGTTCTGGGAAGGTGAATACTTAGAGGCCCTTTCTCTTTATGAATCTTTTGAAAAATTCTACCCTAACAATGAAGCCATACCTTATGTTATCTTTCAAATAGGCACCTGCTATTATAAACTTAGGCTCACTTTTGACAGAGACCAATCCTATGCCAAAAAGGCAATAGAAACCTATCAAAGGCTATTACAATCTTATCCTCAAAATCCTTATCGGGCTGAAGCAGCTAAAAGGATTAAAGAACTTCGAGAACAGTTAGCTAAACATGAATTTTACGTAGCTCAATTTTACTACAAGATAGGGTATTACCGGGCGGCTTACAACCGAGTCCTTTATATCCTTAATAACTTCCCTGATACTAATATCTACCAAGAGGCTAAAAAAGTAGTTACTCTTTATTATCAGAAAGCCTTATTTGAAACTAAAGAACTTGCCGAAGGCACTAAAAAAGACTTCTGGGGAGATAGATTTCCTTAA
- a CDS encoding HD domain-containing phosphohydrolase: MFLPEIEAPEHTKVFLVDDDDHIRTSLAEVLSLEGFKVFSAKTGQEFLAKLEEVNPDIALIDYLLPGLDGLSLCKIIKNNNQTFEIGVIIITGVNDLETKINCLAAGADDFLTKPIFIPELFVRIKTLSKNKKYREFLKTYQANLEREVIQKTKEIQKIYLGLNEAHEEIRKLSLEIIHRLAKAAEYRDEHTGSHIHRISFYCSRIAEAIGLSQSQIEILQYASPLHDIGKLGIPDKILLKPGPLTPKEWEIMKLHTIIGAKILEGSNIKYLKAAQKIALYHHERWDGKGYPCGLKGKKIPLFARIVAIADVFDALTSNRPYRRALPYDIALQIIKSEKGTRFDPELVDVFLKIKPDILEIRTLFQDEEIPHLFKLYQALAEEDLS; this comes from the coding sequence ATGTTTTTGCCAGAGATAGAAGCGCCTGAACATACCAAGGTTTTTTTAGTAGATGACGACGACCATATTAGAACCTCTTTAGCCGAGGTTTTAAGTTTAGAAGGATTTAAGGTTTTTTCTGCGAAAACTGGGCAAGAGTTTTTGGCTAAGCTTGAGGAAGTAAACCCAGACATCGCTCTAATAGACTATCTATTACCTGGATTGGACGGTCTTTCCTTGTGTAAAATTATCAAAAACAACAATCAAACCTTTGAAATAGGGGTAATCATCATTACCGGGGTAAACGATTTAGAAACTAAAATTAACTGTCTTGCAGCAGGAGCAGACGATTTTTTAACCAAACCGATTTTTATTCCAGAGCTTTTCGTAAGGATAAAAACTTTAAGTAAAAATAAAAAATATCGTGAGTTTTTAAAGACTTACCAAGCCAACCTGGAAAGAGAGGTAATTCAAAAAACCAAAGAAATTCAGAAAATTTATTTAGGGTTAAACGAAGCACATGAAGAGATAAGAAAGCTTTCCTTAGAAATTATTCATAGGCTTGCTAAAGCTGCAGAATACAGAGATGAACACACAGGATCCCACATTCATAGAATAAGCTTTTACTGTAGTAGGATCGCAGAAGCCATAGGACTTTCCCAAAGTCAAATAGAAATCCTTCAATACGCCTCTCCGCTTCATGACATAGGTAAATTAGGTATTCCTGACAAGATCCTTCTTAAACCTGGCCCACTTACCCCAAAAGAATGGGAAATCATGAAACTTCACACGATTATAGGGGCTAAAATTTTAGAAGGTTCTAACATAAAATACCTTAAAGCCGCTCAAAAAATCGCCCTTTATCACCACGAAAGATGGGATGGGAAAGGTTATCCTTGCGGGTTAAAAGGTAAAAAAATACCTCTTTTTGCAAGAATAGTAGCCATAGCCGATGTGTTTGATGCCCTCACTTCAAACAGACCTTACCGAAGGGCTTTACCCTATGATATAGCCTTACAGATCATTAAATCCGAAAAAGGGACTCGGTTTGACCCTGAACTGGTAGATGTCTTCCTTAAAATCAAACCAGACATCTTAGAGATTAGAACCCTTTTCCAAGATGAAGAAATACCACATCTTTTTAAGCTCTATCAAGCACTCGCTGAAGAAGACCTATCCTAA